TGGGGGATCCACAGAACCTCTCCACAAATAGGCCGAATACATGTCTGCAATCTAACCTTTCTTGGTTTATTCAACTGCTCTTGACAAAATGTTCCATAAATTGTACTGTTTCACATTGTGTGGAACAGTTATAAATATGGAACAAATAGCCTCAGCAGGATTATGGATCAACTGACCCAACGAACTCCCCCTTTGTGGAAGTTGAAGCTTAAGCCCTCAAGAGGGGCGGGGCTCTTGGAGATCAAAAGCCCAGACGGCGCTTCATCCAAGCTTACCGTCGAATGGCTGAAATCCCTCGATCCGAAGGATGTTTCCACATCGGTAGATCGGTTTCGGCAATCAAATACCCATGACCTTCTGGTGGCAGCACCCTTCTTAAGTCCCCGAACACGGGAGAAACTGGCAGAGGCACAGACGAGTTACGCAGATTTAACTGGAAATACGCGTGTCGCTCTATCGAAACCCGCGCTGTTCATCGAAACCGTCGGAGCCACCAAGAACCCCCGACGAGAAAATCGCCCCCTTCGATCTCTGAAAGGTCCCGCGGCAGCAAAAGTGATTCGGGCTGTTTGCGATTTTCATCCCCCCTACGGCGTGCGAGAACTTGCCTCTCGCATCCAGGCATCACCGGCTTCGATCTCGCGTGTGCTCAATCTGTTGGATAAGGAGGCAATCGTTGAAAAAGACTTTCGAGGAAAAATTTTGAACGTCGATTGGCAAGCGTTGATTCGTGCTTGGGTTAATACGTACAACGTCTTCACTTCAAATCGCTCACTCTCGCTGCTTGAGCCTCGTGGCCTCCCTGCCCTTCTCGAAAAACTGAAGCGCTCCAAACAGCGTTACTCCATAACGGGTTCATTCGCCGCCTCTCGTCGTGCGGTTGTAGCCCCCCCAAGGCTTTTACTGGTCTACGTTGACTCTCCCGAAGATGTCGCCAAAAATCTTTCGCTGCAACCTGCAGAAACAGGTCAAAACGTCATTTTCCTAGAACCGTTTGATCCAGTGGTCTTCGAACGAATATGGAAGAATGATGGGCTCACGTTCGCAAATCCAAGCCAAGTGGTCCCCGATTTGCTTACGAGCCCCGGTCGAGGGCCCGCGGAAGCAGAAAAACTGATGGAGTGGATGAAGGACAATGAAAACGCTTGGCGCAGTTGATCCTCTGTATGTTCAAGCCCGTTGCGTTTTGCTCGACGTGCTCGATGCGTTGGGCCTACATAAACAATCCGTTGTTCTTGTCGGAGCTCAGGCGATCTATATGCACACGGGTGAAGGGGATCTCGCCGTGGCCCCGTACACAACCGACGGCGACGTCGTCATCGATCCACGTGTCTTGTCTTCTGAACCAAAACTTGAAGAAGTCATGAAAAAGGCCGGATGCGTACGCGCGGACAATCCTGGAGTCTGGACGGGAAAACATGGCATTCAAATCGATCTTCTCGTTCCAGAAGCTCTTGCCAGTCCAGGTCGAAGAGGCGCAGAAAACAATCTCTTCTTTGGAGAAAAGCGATGCGCGAGAATACACCATCGCAGTAGCAGGTCCGGGCGCACTTTTGGTAGCAAAGCTTCACAAAATTTCTGACCGGATCAATCAACCTGGGCGGCAGAATGATAAAGACGCGCTCGACATTTTAAGACTTCTTCAAACATTTTCAGCAAAGGAGCTTGCCGACAGGTTCCAGCTCCTTCTGGGAGATGAAATGTCCGCCGCCGTAACAAAATCGGCACTCGAACATCTCCGTTTTCTTTTTCAAAAGGCGACGGCCCAGGCTCACAAATGGCCGCCCGTGCGGCCGCCCCTCTTGAAAACCCGGGAACCATTGCCGCTTCTTGTTCTGCACTCGTAAAAGATTTACTTATCTTGAGGCACCCAAAATTATCAATATAGGCTCTTCGTTAGAGATCAGATTCATCAATAATAAAACGCTCCAAGTACTGGACAATCTCTTCTGTTTCGAGATCATTCTCCAGAACCAAACTGATATTAAATCTTGGAAACACGATACGGACGCAATCGGAATCGATAGATTGTGTTCGAAAGTAGGTACGGTGTCCTCGACTTTTCACATATAACTTTGCCGTGGTCCAAAAGACGGAAATTATCTGGGACGCGGCGCTTCGGCAGAAGGTGCAACGGATGGTAGACCGAATTGTCGAACGATTTCATCCGGAACGAGTGATCCTCTTTGGATCCCATGCCCGGGGCACAGCCGGACCGGACAGCGGCGTGGACCTTCTCGTGGTCATCCCTGGAATTCGATCCAAAAGGGCGACTCGGTAGTGGACAGATCGATTCCATCAAGCCTCGATCTGCTTGAGCAAAGCCCGGGGTAGGGCGGGAGATCGGTGCCGTTTGGCGTCGGCGATCAGTTGCTTTTCCTTCTCCGTCAACGCGAGCAGGAATTTGTAACGTGATTCACACAAAGAGATCAGCTTCTCCGGAACAACGTTCTCGCTCCGTCGAACCAATTGTTTGAGGTCGTTCCAGTCGTACTTGCCCAATCGAAAGCGCTTCAGGAAGCCTGCCGGGTCGAAGGCCTCGCGGACGTTCCAGCACTTGATGACGGCCAAGGCCCGGATCAAGGTACCGTTGAGCGGTTTCTCCGCCGCCTTGGCCAAGTCGTAGAGATCGCGCGACCGCACCCGTTGGAAGGAGGCGCGAATCTTTTCGGCCAGCAGCTCCTCAAAAGAGAAACACGAGACGGAGAAGGGTGCGAATTCCAGGGTCTTGAAGTAAGTCTGCGGCTTGAGCGGCAGGTTTACCAGTGAAAGCGACGGCGGCTCGCGGAGACTGATGTCCAGCTTAAAACGGGCTTCGTTCCACGAGTGCCCATAGCTTACGATAGCCCCGCACGAAAAACCGTCCTCGGCCACATAGAAATCTTTCGTGTTGACGTTAAAGGTCAGCCCGTAGGCCGGCTTACCCAACGCCGTCAGCAGCTCCAGAATCACGTCGTCGGCATTAGCAACGTTGCTACTCGTGAAATCCAAGTCCACGGAAAACCGCGTCTCCTTGCCGTAAACACATTTGCGCAGGCAGGTCCCTCCTTTGAAAGCCAGGGCCTTGAGCAGCCCGGCGTCCTCAAGGATTTTCAGGACATAGGTAAGCACGATTTCCCGTTCGGCGATCTCAAGGTTGACCTGAGAGCCCTGGGCAAAAAGGTCCGCATATCTCTGCTCGATCATCCGATGCGGACCTCTCCCAGGAGTTCTTTGCGTGGCACATTGAGGATCAAGCTCCAGCGCTTGTTGAGTTCCCCTTCCGTTCCCCAACGCCGGGGCATGCCAAGATACGCGGGAATTCGCTTGCCAAGGGTTTCGAGGTAGGCATTCACATTTTTGGGCAGGGCGACTTGCAAAAGCTCACACAGATAGCCGAAGCGACGCGCCAGCGCGCTGTCGTCAAATCGACGCAAATAGCCGAGGAGCTTGCGGAAGTTCAGATTCTTTCCCGCGTGGAAGACGACTTGGGCCACGGCCTCAATTCCGCCGACGAGTTCGGGACGGTCCAATGCGTCCAGGACGGATCGCTCCAAGTCCGAAACATTGATTTTCTCGCCCATCACCAAGGTCTCCTCATCACCAAAGAAGCGCTTGCGAGAAAGCTCGATGAATTCGAAGCGCGTGTTCTTGAGCTCGAAAGGCCGCTTTGGGCGAGAGAGCGCGACATGAATG
The Bdellovibrionota bacterium DNA segment above includes these coding regions:
- a CDS encoding nucleotidyltransferase domain-containing protein, with amino-acid sequence MVQKTEIIWDAALRQKVQRMVDRIVERFHPERVILFGSHARGTAGPDSGVDLLVVIPGIRSKRATR
- a CDS encoding nucleotidyl transferase AbiEii/AbiGii toxin family protein, which produces MIEQRYADLFAQGSQVNLEIAEREIVLTYVLKILEDAGLLKALAFKGGTCLRKCVYGKETRFSVDLDFTSSNVANADDVILELLTALGKPAYGLTFNVNTKDFYVAEDGFSCGAIVSYGHSWNEARFKLDISLREPPSLSLVNLPLKPQTYFKTLEFAPFSVSCFSFEELLAEKIRASFQRVRSRDLYDLAKAAEKPLNGTLIRALAVIKCWNVREAFDPAGFLKRFRLGKYDWNDLKQLVRRSENVVPEKLISLCESRYKFLLALTEKEKQLIADAKRHRSPALPRALLKQIEA